The Herbiconiux sp. SALV-R1 nucleotide sequence GTTCATCGACGGCGAGTGGATCCCGTCGTCGGAGCCGGGACTCGAGGTGCGATCGGCTCGCACCGGCACCCTCGTGGGCCGGGTCGCGGAAGGCACGATCGACGACGTCGAGCGCGCCGTCGCCGCCGCCCGCCGGGCGTTCCCGGCCTGGTCGGCACTCCCCGCGGGCGAACGCGCCGGGTACCTCAGGGCGATCGCCGAGGGCATCCGCTCGCACGCCGACGAGATCGTGACTCTCGTCGCCGAGGAGATCGGCACGATCGAGGGCACCGCGCGAGCCATGCAGATCGGTGCCGCCGCGCACGCCTTCGACGACGCCGCCGCCCACGCCGAGGCCGCGCTCGAGGCGAAGGAGCTCGGCAACAGCCGCATCCTCTCGCAGCCCGTCGGCGTCGTCGCCGCCATCACCCCCTGGAACTTCCCGCTCTACCAAGCGGCTCTGAAGATCGCTCCGGCCCTCGCGGTGGGATGCACCGTCGTGCTGAAACCCAGCGAGGTCGCCGGGCTCACCGCACTCACGCTGGGCGACATCGCGGCCGAGGCCGGCCTGCCGGCCGGTGTGCTGAACATCGTCTCCGGCCTCGGCCCCGTCGTGGGCGAGGCACTCGTCGGGCATCCCGAGGTCGACGCCGTGACCTTCACGGGGTCAGACCGCGCGGGCGCCCGCGTGGCATCGATCGCGGGCGGCGCCATCAAGCCGGTGACGCTCGAGCTCGGCGGCAAGAGCGCCCACCTCGTGCTCGACGACAGCGACCTCGAGAGCGCGGTGGGCTACAGCATCACGAGCGCCTTCGGCAACAACGGCCAGGTCTGCGCGGCGCTCAGCCGCCTGGTGGTGCCTCGCGATCTCCTCCCCCGGGTGGAGGAGATCGCGCTCGCCAAGGCGTCGACCGTCGTGGTGGGCGACCCCCTGGAGTCGGGCACCCAGCTCGGCCCGCTCACCTCGGAGGCCCAGCGCGAACGCCTGCAGGGGCTCGTGCGCACGGCCGTCGACGAGGGCACCCGCGTGCTGCTCGGCGGCCCCGACGCCGAGGTCGCCGTTCCGAGCGGCCTCGAGGGCGGCTACTGGGTCGCGCCGACCGTGTTCACCGACGTCGCGCCCGACGCGACCATCGCGCAGGAGGAGGCCTTCGGCCCCGTGCTGACGATCATCCCCTTCGACGGCGACGACGAGGAGGGGGTGCGGATCGTGAACTCCACGCGATACGGCCTCAACGCCGCCGTCTGGGCCGCCGACCGCGAACGCGCCGAGGCCGTCGCCCGACAGCTCAATGCGAGCACGGTCTACCTCAACGCCGCCGCCTTCAACCCGTCAGCGCCCTTCGGCGGCACCAAGGGCTCGGGCTTCGGCCGCGAGCGCGGCGCCTGGGGCCTGCACGAATACACCCAGACCAAGTCCGTCCAGGTCTGACCCGAGGAACAGTCGTTCCGACACGAGTGGAGCACCCATGACAAAGAAGTCACGCATCATCATCACCGCCGTCACCACTGCCGGCCTGCTGGCACTCAGCGGCTGCGCCGCCGGAAGCGGCGACGCCGACAGCAGCGCCGCAGCGGGCGGCAGCCTGGTCTACGTCTCCTACGGAGGCGCGTTCCAAGACGCCCAGGCCGCCTCCTGGCAGGTGCCGTATACCGCCGAGACCGGCACGGAGTTCGAGAACACGAGCCCCTCCGACATGGCGCAGATCAAGGCCATGGTCGAGGCGAACCAGACCAGCTGGGACGTCGTCGACACCAATGCCTATTTCCCGAACCAGTTCTGCGACAAGTACTTCGAGAAGCTCGACCTGAGCGCCATCGACACCTCGCAGTTCACGGAGGGAAGCGTCAGCGACTGCGCCGTCCCCGCCGAGCGTTTCGCGCTCCTGCTCGTCTACAACGCCGAGACCTACGGCGACAACCCGCCGACCGAGCTCGCCGACTTCCTCGACACGGAGAAGTTCCCTGGCAAGCGGGCGTCGACCCGCGAGGTGTCGACGGGGCTCCTCGAGTCGGTGCTGGTGGCCGACGGCGTGGCCCCCGACGACCTCTACCCGCTCGACCTCGACCGCGCCTTCGCCGCCCTCGACACCATCCGCGACGTCACGACCTTCGCCGAGAACAACGGCGCCCTGCAGCAGCTCGTCACCGACGGGCAGGCCGACATGGCGCTGATCGTCAGCGCGAGGGCGCTCACCGTGGCCCGCGACGGAGTACCGATCGAGCCCGTCTGGGGCGAGACCATCACCACCTTCAACTCCCTCGCCGTACCGAAGGGCGCTCCCAACGCCGCTGAGGCGCAGAAGTTCATCGCCTTCGCCACGCAGCCGGAGCAGTCCGCCGCGTTCGCCGAGGCCTCGGGCACCTCGCCGGCCAACCTCGACGCGAAGCCGACGTACGACGACCTCGCGGCGAAGTTCAACGCC carries:
- a CDS encoding aldehyde dehydrogenase family protein; the encoded protein is MRDRREQFIDGEWIPSSEPGLEVRSARTGTLVGRVAEGTIDDVERAVAAARRAFPAWSALPAGERAGYLRAIAEGIRSHADEIVTLVAEEIGTIEGTARAMQIGAAAHAFDDAAAHAEAALEAKELGNSRILSQPVGVVAAITPWNFPLYQAALKIAPALAVGCTVVLKPSEVAGLTALTLGDIAAEAGLPAGVLNIVSGLGPVVGEALVGHPEVDAVTFTGSDRAGARVASIAGGAIKPVTLELGGKSAHLVLDDSDLESAVGYSITSAFGNNGQVCAALSRLVVPRDLLPRVEEIALAKASTVVVGDPLESGTQLGPLTSEAQRERLQGLVRTAVDEGTRVLLGGPDAEVAVPSGLEGGYWVAPTVFTDVAPDATIAQEEAFGPVLTIIPFDGDDEEGVRIVNSTRYGLNAAVWAADRERAEAVARQLNASTVYLNAAAFNPSAPFGGTKGSGFGRERGAWGLHEYTQTKSVQV
- a CDS encoding polyamine ABC transporter substrate-binding protein, which encodes MTKKSRIIITAVTTAGLLALSGCAAGSGDADSSAAAGGSLVYVSYGGAFQDAQAASWQVPYTAETGTEFENTSPSDMAQIKAMVEANQTSWDVVDTNAYFPNQFCDKYFEKLDLSAIDTSQFTEGSVSDCAVPAERFALLLVYNAETYGDNPPTELADFLDTEKFPGKRASTREVSTGLLESVLVADGVAPDDLYPLDLDRAFAALDTIRDVTTFAENNGALQQLVTDGQADMALIVSARALTVARDGVPIEPVWGETITTFNSLAVPKGAPNAAEAQKFIAFATQPEQSAAFAEASGTSPANLDAKPTYDDLAAKFNAFADDGRTETTQLDAVWWSENINEVQNRFTTWLAG